The following are encoded together in the Ooceraea biroi isolate clonal line C1 chromosome 2, Obir_v5.4, whole genome shotgun sequence genome:
- the LOC105276340 gene encoding uncharacterized protein LOC105276340, which yields MPLILYFDDFETCNPLGSHAGIYKLGAIYFTIASVPPKYASRIENIFLAMLFHSQDRTQFGNRSVFNTLLQELKQLETKGLSIELNGTTLKVFFVVVLIIGGNLGIHSIFGYPESFLANYCCRFCTENKDDIKKQINLKVNPIRQLTDYKNHVENKKVGIKEECIWNDLDHFHVYVTMNCDIMHDLFEGVYRYDMALIIQHFIENKYFSFTTLNSRIKYFPYNNFEQNKPPLVTKEHLANGCIIVSASEMLCLVRNLNIIIGDLISEENKVWQFYLVLKEINDIVTLTQISSNTLQYLKYLISEHHDMYLSLFNSYLKPKHHFLLHYPDIITQIGPLMHVSCMRFEAKHKELKKNATNVQSRRNLPLTLAKKNQLNFLHRCMSKVGLSDKIKVGKILNISAKDTILDIPNVLNLPYNLHNYYEISWFEKNGIRFNKFNRPVFH from the exons atgcctttaattttgtattttgatgACTTTGAGACGTGCAATCCACTTGGAAGTCACGCAGGCATATATAAATTAGgtgcaatatattttacaattgctTCGGTACCTCCAAAATATGCCAGTcgcatagaaaatatttttcttgcaatGTTGTTTCACAGTCAAGATCGTACACAATTTGGAAATCGATCAGTTTTTAACACTTTACTTCAAGAACTAAAACAGTTGGAAACTAAAGGATTATCTATTGAATTAAATGGCACAACATTAAAAGTGTTTTTTGTAGTAGTGCTTATTATTGGAGGTAATTTAGGAATTCATTCTATTTTTGGTTACCCCGAAAGTTTTTTAGCAAATTACTGTTGCCGATTTTGTACTGAAAATAAAGATGATATtaagaaacaaattaatttaaaagtaaacCCTATCAGACAACTAAcagattataaaaatcatgtcgaaaataaaaaggttggaataaaagaagaatgtATATGGAATGACCTTGATCACTTTCATGTTTATGTTACTATGAACTGTGATATTATGCACGATTTATTTGAAGGTGTTTATCGTTATGATATGGCTTTAATTATACAgcattttatagaaaataaatatttttctttcacaaCATTAaactctcgaattaaatattttccttataataattttgaacaAAATAAACCACCTTTAGTAACAAAAGAACATTTAGCAAATGGCTGTATTATCGTCTCAGCATCAGAAATGCTATGTTTAGTAAGAAATTTGAACATAATAATTGGTGATCTAATTtcagaagaaaataaagtttggcaattttatttagttcttaaagaaataaatgatatagTTACGTTAACACAGATATCAAGTAAtacattacaatatttaaaatatttaataagtgaGCATCATGACATGTATCTTTCCTTATTTAATTCATATCTTAAACCTAAGCATCATTTTTTACTACATTACCCGGACATAATAACACAAATTGGACCACTCATGCATGTATCTTGCATGCGTTTTGAAGCGAAACATAAAGAACTCAAAAAGAATGCAACTAATGTACAAAGTAGAAGAAATTTACCATTAACATTAGCTAAAAAGAATCaattgaattttcttcatAGATGTATGTCGAAAGTAGGTTTATCAGACAAAATAAAAgttggaaaaatattaaatataagtgCGAAGGATACTATACTTGATATACCCAATGTACTTAATTTGccttataatttacataattattatgaaatatcttGGTTTGAAAAAAACGGTATAagattcaataaatttaat AGACCTGTCTTCCATTAA